A single genomic interval of Methyloceanibacter caenitepidi harbors:
- a CDS encoding ABC transporter ATP-binding protein, with amino-acid sequence MLNVFKARAGGGANGPLRTGRGKAAVTFAARLGVDHVSRRYGQSFALKDVTLEVEPSKILCLLGPSGCGKTTLLRIIAGVEAPTSGVIRLEGDEVAGPDRFVPPEKRGVGLMFQDFALFPHLTILDNVAFGLRALTKQEARAEAHAALERVGLAHYENEYPHILSGGQQQRVALARAIAPRPGVILMDEPFSGLDSQLRESMREETLAIIRESRATCIVVTHDAEEAMRMGDVIALMREGRVVQMGPPLDLYRTPKDIFAARTFSDLNELPARVQGGRAETPLGTFAAPDFEDGTSVIVCVRQGGIRLLEAGQGTPGRVLDSRFLGDVGLLEIAVDGVAAPVLVRVREADMPVRGTELGVGVDESAVLIFAGQDD; translated from the coding sequence ATGCTCAACGTATTCAAGGCTCGGGCCGGGGGTGGCGCCAACGGCCCGCTCCGGACCGGACGGGGGAAAGCCGCCGTCACCTTCGCGGCTCGTCTCGGCGTCGATCATGTTTCCCGCCGCTACGGCCAGTCCTTCGCGCTCAAGGATGTCACGCTAGAGGTAGAGCCAAGCAAGATTCTCTGCCTGCTCGGGCCCTCGGGCTGCGGTAAGACGACTCTGCTTCGGATCATCGCCGGCGTGGAGGCGCCGACCAGCGGCGTCATTCGGCTAGAAGGCGATGAGGTGGCGGGGCCCGATCGCTTCGTGCCGCCCGAGAAGCGCGGTGTGGGGCTCATGTTTCAGGACTTCGCCCTGTTTCCGCATCTCACGATCCTGGACAACGTCGCCTTCGGCCTGCGCGCGCTGACGAAACAGGAAGCAAGGGCGGAAGCGCACGCGGCGCTAGAGCGCGTCGGTCTCGCCCACTACGAGAACGAGTATCCGCACATCCTGTCTGGCGGTCAGCAGCAACGCGTGGCGCTCGCCCGCGCCATTGCGCCGCGTCCGGGCGTTATCCTCATGGACGAGCCGTTCTCAGGGTTGGACTCGCAACTGCGCGAGAGCATGCGCGAAGAGACCCTGGCGATCATCCGGGAGTCGCGCGCAACCTGTATCGTCGTCACCCATGACGCGGAAGAGGCCATGCGCATGGGCGACGTCATCGCCCTGATGCGCGAGGGCCGTGTCGTGCAGATGGGCCCGCCGCTGGACCTATATCGCACGCCCAAGGACATTTTCGCCGCCCGCACATTCTCCGATCTGAACGAGTTGCCGGCACGCGTGCAAGGCGGACGGGCGGAAACGCCGCTCGGCACTTTCGCGGCGCCGGACTTCGAAGACGGCACGAGCGTGATCGTGTGCGTGCGGCAAGGGGGAATTCGTCTGCTCGAGGCGGGGCAAGGAACGCCAGGGCGCGTACTGGACTCGCGCTTCCTCGGCGATGTGGGGCTGCTCGAGATCGCCGTGGACGGCGTCGCGGCGCCCGTCCTCGTGCGTGTGCGTGAAGCGGACATGCCTGTGCGCGGTACGGAACTCGGTGTCGGTGTCGACGAAAGCGCGGTGCTCATCTTCGCTGGGCAGGACGACTAA
- a CDS encoding SPOR domain-containing protein, with amino-acid sequence MPSFTPVTRGAPQPAAPAQPAAPQPAPAAFSPPPQTFADPAQRQPRAPQPPQAFSGPPPHHSQPHPQPQAYSAPTAPQTGTQSRELPDFGSVNPGFPDSIFGDVKLGAGVEDADLADGGFPEEDASFPDPSTAGHHAEPTGYDAARHQSEAYQPEAYSHQHPGAYEPQQPEAYAQPMPGADDAAMYAQYGHQQDAAYGQEAAYGQEASYGHDASYGQEASYGQETPYGHVPPADPSRQLQTLDPNYGQPPHIPLGDPGAGMPGGHQDFLDDSGDADFMDASIAAADTGLKSKIMGTLKGRSTVMVASALLGAIALGGALAYAYKQSGGAIGSGDAPIVTADASPVKAAPDSPGGKEFPHKNKLIYDRLTNGASPESERLVPRQEDVAVPALPPATATAGLPDSVATAGPAGDTGGPRKVQTMVVNPDGSVEAPAATAAADQATAQANAAAAQANGMMAQPNMMPVPSIQQPAAAPQQMAAAAPTAATPDASSSYVVQLGSTKSQTDALANFADAQQKYPSLLGSYQPLVRKTDLGPKGTWYRLQVGPLADKDAAYRLCGQLKAKGHGDCLVMAQ; translated from the coding sequence ATGCCGTCCTTCACGCCGGTGACACGCGGTGCACCGCAGCCCGCAGCTCCTGCCCAGCCCGCCGCGCCGCAGCCGGCTCCCGCAGCCTTCAGCCCTCCACCTCAGACGTTTGCCGACCCGGCACAGCGGCAGCCTCGGGCACCGCAGCCCCCCCAGGCCTTTTCGGGTCCTCCCCCGCATCATTCTCAGCCCCATCCGCAGCCTCAAGCCTATTCGGCGCCCACGGCCCCGCAGACCGGCACGCAGAGCAGGGAGCTTCCGGACTTCGGCTCCGTTAATCCGGGCTTCCCGGATTCGATTTTCGGCGACGTCAAACTCGGCGCCGGCGTCGAAGACGCGGACCTGGCGGATGGCGGCTTCCCCGAAGAGGACGCCTCGTTCCCGGACCCGTCCACCGCGGGCCATCACGCTGAACCTACGGGTTACGATGCCGCGCGACATCAATCTGAGGCCTACCAGCCCGAAGCCTATTCACACCAGCATCCCGGCGCCTACGAGCCGCAGCAGCCCGAAGCCTATGCGCAGCCCATGCCGGGTGCTGACGATGCAGCCATGTATGCGCAATACGGACATCAGCAGGATGCCGCCTACGGCCAGGAAGCCGCGTACGGTCAAGAAGCGTCTTACGGCCATGACGCGTCGTACGGCCAAGAAGCGTCGTACGGTCAAGAGACGCCTTACGGCCACGTGCCGCCGGCCGATCCCAGCAGGCAGTTGCAGACGCTCGATCCCAATTACGGGCAGCCGCCCCATATCCCGCTTGGCGATCCGGGCGCCGGTATGCCGGGTGGGCATCAGGACTTTCTCGACGACAGCGGTGACGCGGACTTCATGGACGCCAGCATTGCCGCGGCGGACACGGGCCTCAAATCCAAGATCATGGGCACCCTCAAGGGCCGCAGCACCGTCATGGTCGCCAGCGCGCTCCTGGGCGCTATCGCCCTCGGTGGTGCGCTCGCGTACGCCTACAAGCAGAGCGGCGGTGCCATCGGTAGCGGTGACGCGCCGATCGTGACGGCCGACGCCTCTCCCGTGAAGGCCGCGCCGGACTCCCCGGGCGGCAAAGAGTTTCCGCACAAGAACAAGCTGATTTACGACCGCTTGACGAACGGCGCTAGCCCTGAGTCCGAGCGTCTTGTGCCGCGTCAGGAAGACGTGGCCGTACCGGCGCTGCCGCCGGCAACCGCCACGGCCGGTCTCCCGGATTCGGTCGCCACGGCCGGGCCCGCCGGCGACACGGGCGGCCCGCGTAAGGTTCAGACAATGGTTGTCAATCCGGACGGGTCGGTCGAGGCCCCCGCCGCCACCGCGGCAGCCGATCAGGCTACAGCTCAGGCAAACGCCGCCGCCGCGCAGGCCAACGGCATGATGGCGCAGCCGAACATGATGCCGGTTCCGTCCATCCAGCAGCCGGCAGCCGCGCCGCAGCAGATGGCCGCCGCGGCGCCTACAGCGGCCACGCCGGACGCATCGTCTTCCTATGTGGTTCAGCTCGGCTCCACCAAGAGCCAGACCGATGCCCTGGCGAACTTTGCCGACGCTCAGCAGAAATATCCGAGCCTTCTCGGCAGCTATCAGCCGCTCGTCCGCAAGACCGATCTCGGACCGAAAGGGACGTGGTATCGGCTTCAGGTCGGACCTCTCGCCGACAAGGACGCCGCCTACCGGCTTTGCGGCCAGCTGAAGGCCAAGGGCCATGGCGATTGCCTGGTGATGGCGCAGTAG
- the tatA gene encoding twin-arginine translocase TatA/TatE family subunit produces MGPSWWQILIVLLLFVLLFGRGKISDLMGDVAKGIKSFKSGLADDEKDAEDAKVIQHESPVPPSKAHKTEKQKSS; encoded by the coding sequence ATGGGACCAAGTTGGTGGCAGATTCTGATCGTCCTGCTTCTGTTCGTACTGCTTTTCGGCCGGGGCAAGATCTCCGACCTGATGGGTGACGTTGCGAAGGGCATCAAGAGCTTTAAGTCGGGACTTGCCGACGACGAGAAGGATGCCGAGGACGCCAAGGTCATCCAACACGAGAGCCCGGTGCCGCCGTCGAAGGCGCACAAGACCGAAAAGCAGAAATCGAGCTAG
- the xth gene encoding exodeoxyribonuclease III, translating to MKIATWNINGIKARLETVKTWLGAASPDIACFQEIKSVDENFPAEIFEELGYNVAVHGQKGFNGVALLSKIPFDEVIRGLPGDDGDAQARYIEGVFSVPSGVVRVVNIYLPNGNPIDSDKFPYKLSWMERLRSRVKELLTYEEPFVVAGDYNVIPTPEDVYDPAAWVNDALFRPETRAQFQSLLNLGLTDAFRACHDEPHQFTFWDYQAGAWQKNHGIRIDHLLLSPQAADRLVSCDIDAEPRGWEKPSDHVPVVMELSV from the coding sequence ATGAAGATCGCGACTTGGAACATCAACGGCATCAAGGCCCGTCTCGAAACGGTGAAGACTTGGCTCGGCGCGGCCTCGCCCGACATCGCCTGTTTCCAAGAAATCAAGAGCGTGGACGAGAACTTTCCGGCCGAGATCTTCGAGGAGCTCGGCTACAACGTCGCCGTCCATGGCCAAAAGGGCTTCAACGGCGTCGCGCTGCTCTCGAAGATTCCCTTCGACGAGGTGATCCGCGGGCTGCCCGGCGATGACGGCGACGCGCAGGCACGCTATATCGAAGGCGTGTTCTCGGTTCCGTCGGGGGTCGTGCGGGTCGTGAACATCTACCTGCCGAACGGCAATCCGATCGACTCCGACAAGTTTCCCTACAAACTGTCGTGGATGGAGAGGCTCCGGAGCCGGGTCAAGGAGCTGCTGACGTACGAAGAGCCCTTCGTCGTGGCGGGAGACTACAACGTGATCCCCACGCCAGAGGACGTGTACGACCCCGCTGCGTGGGTCAACGACGCCCTATTCCGCCCGGAGACGCGCGCGCAGTTCCAGAGCCTGCTCAATCTCGGTCTAACGGACGCATTCCGCGCCTGCCACGACGAGCCGCACCAATTCACCTTCTGGGATTATCAAGCGGGCGCTTGGCAGAAGAACCACGGCATTCGCATCGACCACCTTCTCCTGTCACCGCAAGCGGCCGACAGGTTGGTGTCGTGCGATATCGACGCGGAGCCGCGGGGCTGGGAGAAGCCCTCGGATCATGTGCCGGTCGTCATGGAGTTGTCGGTCTAG
- the scpB gene encoding SMC-Scp complex subunit ScpB, with the protein MLPLPSNVMALPSADRREKLRIIEALLFAAKEPLKEKELALHFGAEEDVQALLEELQGLYAGRGVNLVRVAGKWAFRTADDLSYLLERQAVAQRRLSRAALETLAIIAYHQPVTRAEIEEIRGVSTSKGTLDVLLETGWVKLRGRRRAPGRPVTYGTTDDFLEHFGFEQIQDLPGLRELKGAGLLDSNLPPGFSMPSPDDAPELREDEDPLDDEEGEEPLGADDDDVLAEDEPAETEQSD; encoded by the coding sequence ATGCTGCCACTGCCGTCCAACGTGATGGCGCTGCCGTCGGCTGACCGGCGGGAGAAGCTGCGCATCATCGAGGCCCTCCTGTTCGCGGCCAAGGAGCCCCTGAAGGAGAAGGAACTGGCTCTCCACTTCGGAGCCGAAGAGGACGTTCAGGCGCTCTTGGAGGAGCTCCAGGGGCTCTATGCCGGGCGCGGCGTCAATCTCGTCCGCGTGGCCGGGAAGTGGGCCTTCCGGACGGCGGACGACCTTTCCTACCTCCTGGAGCGCCAAGCCGTCGCACAGCGGCGTCTGTCGCGCGCGGCGCTGGAGACCTTGGCGATCATTGCCTACCACCAGCCCGTCACCCGGGCCGAGATCGAAGAAATTCGCGGCGTCTCGACGTCGAAGGGGACGCTGGACGTGCTCCTGGAGACCGGGTGGGTCAAGCTCAGAGGCCGCCGCCGGGCGCCGGGCCGGCCCGTGACCTACGGCACCACGGACGACTTCCTGGAGCATTTCGGATTCGAACAGATTCAGGATCTTCCGGGACTGCGGGAACTCAAGGGGGCCGGCCTCCTGGATTCGAACCTGCCGCCGGGCTTCTCGATGCCGAGCCCGGACGATGCCCCCGAACTCCGTGAGGACGAGGACCCGCTCGACGACGAAGAGGGCGAGGAGCCGCTGGGCGCCGACGACGACGACGTTCTCGCAGAGGACGAGCCTGCCGAGACTGAGCAGAGCGACTAG
- a CDS encoding segregation and condensation protein A, with amino-acid sequence MTEDGETDQTEGPDGGPEVAHAAVAADAASWEFAEQDTDEDEKLRVDVEGFEGPLDLLLAMARTQKVDLAKISVLDLARQYLEFIDEAKRLRLELAADYLVMAAWLTFLKSKLLLPPEPSNEDELSGEELAAMLAFRLQRLDAMRDAAAQLMTRKRLGRDVFPRGEPEPIRVTRTSVYDANVYDLLKAYAQQRQRNAVRTLHMEKRTVWSLKEARDELERLLGMACDWAPLDQILAEFLVEPEIRRTALASSFTATLEMTREGALEIRQAKSFAPLLVRRRGEAG; translated from the coding sequence ATGACCGAAGACGGCGAGACGGATCAGACGGAAGGCCCTGACGGCGGACCCGAAGTGGCGCATGCGGCTGTTGCAGCCGATGCCGCTAGCTGGGAATTCGCCGAGCAGGACACAGACGAGGACGAAAAGCTCCGCGTGGACGTTGAGGGCTTCGAGGGCCCGCTCGACCTTCTTCTGGCCATGGCGCGCACACAGAAAGTGGACCTCGCCAAGATTTCCGTTCTCGATCTTGCCCGGCAATATCTCGAGTTCATTGACGAGGCCAAACGCCTGCGTCTGGAATTGGCCGCGGACTATCTCGTGATGGCCGCGTGGTTGACGTTCTTGAAGTCGAAGCTGCTGCTGCCGCCGGAGCCTTCGAACGAAGACGAACTCTCGGGCGAGGAACTCGCGGCGATGCTCGCCTTCCGGCTGCAGCGTCTCGACGCCATGCGCGATGCGGCCGCGCAGTTGATGACCCGCAAGCGCCTTGGCCGGGACGTGTTTCCGCGCGGGGAGCCGGAGCCCATTCGCGTGACGCGTACCAGCGTGTACGACGCCAACGTCTACGACCTCCTGAAGGCCTACGCGCAGCAGCGCCAGCGAAATGCAGTGCGAACGCTGCACATGGAGAAGCGGACGGTCTGGTCGTTGAAGGAAGCGCGTGACGAACTGGAACGTCTCCTGGGCATGGCCTGCGACTGGGCGCCGCTCGATCAGATTCTGGCGGAGTTCTTGGTCGAGCCCGAAATCAGGCGTACGGCGCTGGCATCCAGTTTCACGGCGACCCTCGAGATGACACGCGAGGGGGCGCTGGAGATCCGCCAGGCGAAGTCGTTTGCGCCGCTTTTGGTGCGCCGGCGAGGCGAAGCAGGTTAG
- the argS gene encoding arginine--tRNA ligase, translating into MDVFSGFHGHVLAAVQQLKHDGIVPKDANVDGITLESPKDSSHGDLATNAAMVLAKPAKLPPRALAERIVPLLASDPFIEKVEIAGPGFINMTLKQSFWPSVCRMVLEQGDSFGRSAIGKGEAVNVEYVSANPTGPMHVGHCRGAVFGDALANLLAFAGYDVTREYYVNDAGAQVDVLARSAFLRYREALGEDIGEIPEGLYPGDYLKPVGEKLASNHGRDLLDMPEAEWLPPVRNLALTAMLGMIEDDLAQLDIRHDVFFSERSMTDGKDEVGDTIADLTSKGLVYEGRLPPPKGKVDEDWEDRIQLLFRASEFGDDQDRPLVKADGTYTYFAADIAYHYDKFRRGFRSMIDVWGADHSGHIKRMQSALKALTDGQADLDVKICQLVRLFRAGEPVKMSKRAGTFVTLRDVVDEVGAGPVRFMMLYRKNDAPLDFDFAKVTEQSRDNPVFYVQYAHARASSVQRNVTEAFPNLALEGEQLALADLDRLTDEGDLALIRRIAQFPRIVEAAAEAHEPHRIAFYLYDLAGDFHGLWNRGKDLPQLRFIHQTDRELTRARVALVVATQRVLALGLGILGVHALQELH; encoded by the coding sequence ATGGACGTATTTTCTGGGTTCCACGGCCACGTTTTGGCGGCCGTTCAGCAGTTGAAACACGACGGCATCGTGCCGAAGGACGCCAATGTTGACGGCATAACCTTGGAGTCTCCCAAGGATTCCAGCCATGGCGACCTTGCGACCAACGCGGCCATGGTGTTGGCCAAGCCCGCGAAGCTTCCGCCGCGCGCGCTGGCCGAACGGATCGTTCCCTTACTGGCCTCCGATCCCTTCATCGAGAAGGTGGAGATCGCGGGACCCGGCTTCATCAATATGACGCTGAAACAGAGCTTCTGGCCGAGCGTGTGCCGCATGGTGCTGGAGCAGGGCGATAGTTTCGGCCGTAGCGCTATCGGCAAGGGCGAGGCGGTCAACGTCGAGTACGTGTCCGCCAATCCGACCGGGCCCATGCATGTGGGCCATTGCCGCGGCGCCGTGTTCGGCGACGCGCTCGCCAATCTTCTGGCCTTTGCCGGCTACGACGTGACACGCGAGTACTACGTCAACGACGCGGGCGCGCAGGTGGACGTGCTCGCGCGTTCCGCCTTCCTGCGCTACCGCGAGGCGCTCGGCGAGGACATCGGCGAAATACCCGAGGGTCTTTACCCCGGCGACTATCTGAAGCCCGTGGGCGAGAAACTTGCGAGCAATCACGGCCGCGACCTGCTCGACATGCCGGAAGCCGAATGGCTCCCGCCTGTGCGGAATCTTGCCCTGACGGCGATGCTTGGCATGATCGAGGACGATCTGGCCCAGCTCGACATCCGTCACGACGTATTCTTCTCCGAGCGCTCGATGACCGACGGCAAGGACGAAGTGGGCGACACCATCGCCGATCTGACGTCGAAGGGGCTTGTCTACGAGGGGCGCTTGCCGCCGCCTAAGGGCAAGGTCGACGAGGATTGGGAAGACCGGATCCAGCTTCTGTTCCGCGCGAGCGAGTTCGGCGACGATCAGGACCGGCCTCTGGTCAAGGCGGATGGGACGTATACCTATTTTGCCGCCGACATCGCCTATCACTACGATAAGTTCAGACGCGGCTTTAGGTCGATGATCGACGTGTGGGGGGCCGATCACAGCGGTCACATCAAGCGCATGCAGTCGGCGCTCAAGGCGCTGACCGACGGCCAGGCCGATCTCGACGTCAAGATTTGCCAGCTCGTGCGGTTGTTTCGGGCCGGCGAGCCTGTGAAGATGTCCAAGCGTGCGGGGACGTTCGTGACATTGCGGGACGTCGTGGACGAAGTCGGCGCCGGCCCGGTTCGGTTCATGATGCTGTACCGGAAAAACGATGCGCCGCTCGATTTCGACTTCGCGAAAGTCACCGAGCAGTCGCGGGATAACCCGGTTTTTTACGTCCAATACGCTCACGCCCGGGCAAGCTCAGTCCAACGCAATGTTACCGAGGCGTTTCCGAACCTTGCGCTGGAGGGAGAACAATTGGCCTTAGCCGACCTCGATCGGTTGACGGATGAAGGCGATCTCGCGCTCATCCGCCGTATCGCCCAGTTCCCGCGGATCGTGGAAGCTGCTGCGGAGGCTCACGAGCCCCATCGGATCGCGTTCTATCTTTACGATCTTGCTGGAGACTTCCATGGTCTCTGGAACAGAGGCAAAGACTTGCCACAATTACGTTTTATTCACCAAACTGACCGAGAGTTAACACGTGCCCGTGTTGCGCTTGTGGTAGCCACACAGCGGGTCTTGGCGTTGGGTTTGGGGATCCTCGGCGTTCACGCTTTGCAAGAATTGCATTAG
- the nagZ gene encoding beta-N-acetylhexosaminidase, with amino-acid sequence MAFKAFISGCATTALTTAERDLFAAERPCGLILFRRNVENPGQVQALVSDFKQAVGTEDVLVLIDQEGGRVQRLRPPFWREMPPAQVFGDLYAKDEFAGRRAAFAAARLMAAELHDLGINVDCAPCIDVRHPGAHDIIGDRAFSTDPQTVAVLGRAVMNGMLAGGVLPVIKHVPGHGRALADSHKSLPHIDVSRDALEAVDFLPFRELQDAPLAMTAHVLLPAYDERNPATLSPAIMKEVIRDQLGLTGLIMTDDICMKALSGTPGELTHAVIEAGCDVALHCSGKFDEMVDVAGAAPELAGESLDRFENAFACLYDPEPFDEAEAMALVNEAAAIRVAEVGADPTEQV; translated from the coding sequence ATGGCATTCAAGGCTTTCATCTCGGGGTGTGCGACCACGGCCCTGACGACCGCCGAGCGCGATCTTTTCGCAGCGGAGCGCCCCTGCGGTCTCATTCTGTTCAGGCGGAATGTCGAGAACCCTGGCCAGGTCCAGGCGCTTGTCTCCGACTTCAAGCAAGCGGTCGGGACGGAGGACGTCCTCGTTCTTATTGATCAGGAGGGCGGACGCGTCCAGCGGCTGCGCCCACCTTTTTGGCGGGAGATGCCGCCCGCGCAGGTGTTCGGCGATCTCTATGCGAAAGACGAATTTGCGGGGCGACGCGCGGCTTTCGCGGCGGCGCGCTTGATGGCAGCGGAACTCCACGACCTCGGTATCAACGTGGACTGCGCGCCCTGTATCGACGTGCGCCATCCGGGCGCTCACGACATCATTGGTGATAGGGCCTTTTCCACAGATCCCCAGACCGTTGCGGTCTTGGGCCGTGCCGTGATGAACGGCATGCTGGCCGGGGGCGTCTTGCCGGTCATCAAGCATGTGCCGGGCCACGGGCGGGCTTTAGCCGACAGCCATAAGTCGTTGCCCCATATCGATGTTTCGCGCGACGCCCTGGAGGCTGTCGACTTCCTGCCCTTCCGGGAACTGCAGGACGCGCCCTTGGCCATGACGGCCCATGTCCTGTTACCCGCCTATGACGAGCGGAACCCCGCGACGCTGTCTCCGGCTATAATGAAGGAAGTGATTCGCGATCAATTGGGACTGACCGGTTTGATCATGACCGACGACATCTGCATGAAGGCGCTTTCGGGGACACCCGGGGAGTTGACCCATGCAGTCATCGAGGCCGGATGCGACGTGGCGCTCCATTGCAGCGGCAAATTCGACGAGATGGTCGATGTCGCAGGCGCGGCCCCGGAATTGGCCGGAGAGTCGCTCGATCGGTTCGAGAATGCGTTCGCGTGCCTCTACGATCCCGAACCGTTCGATGAAGCCGAGGCGATGGCCCTGGTGAACGAAGCCGCCGCGATACGCGTTGCGGAAGTAGGTGCCGATCCGACGGAGCAGGTATGA
- the erpA gene encoding iron-sulfur cluster insertion protein ErpA produces MSEPSITISPSAAKRIVELVNEDENAELFRVSVEGGGCSGFQYHFELIESAAPDDMLIQRDGATVAIDPTSVPFIAGSEIDFIDELIGAQFKINNPNATASCGCGTSFSI; encoded by the coding sequence ATGTCCGAGCCGTCTATTACCATTAGTCCAAGCGCCGCCAAGCGCATCGTGGAACTTGTGAACGAGGACGAAAACGCGGAGCTTTTCCGCGTCAGCGTCGAGGGTGGCGGCTGCTCCGGTTTCCAATACCACTTTGAGCTGATCGAGAGCGCCGCGCCCGACGACATGCTCATCCAGCGTGACGGGGCCACGGTCGCCATCGATCCCACGTCGGTGCCGTTCATCGCGGGTTCCGAGATCGATTTCATCGACGAGTTGATCGGCGCGCAGTTCAAGATCAACAATCCCAACGCGACCGCCTCTTGCGGCTGCGGCACCAGCTTCTCGATCTAG
- the tatB gene encoding Sec-independent protein translocase protein TatB → MLDIGWSELLVVAIVAIVVVGPKDLPKLMRTVGFYVGKARRAAADFQRQFNEAIAESEADEVRKNLEAIRANMGPAPDLNQPIGKPLMRGPSAPVETDFVTPPETTAKEPALPEPPAKQAATKKTPAKKTTAKKTPAKKAPAKKKAPAKKSGAAKKAAQAGDSGEPKP, encoded by the coding sequence ATGCTGGACATTGGTTGGTCGGAACTGTTGGTGGTCGCCATCGTGGCGATCGTGGTGGTCGGCCCGAAGGACCTACCCAAGCTCATGCGCACGGTCGGCTTCTATGTCGGCAAGGCGCGGCGCGCGGCTGCTGATTTCCAGCGCCAGTTCAACGAGGCCATTGCAGAGAGCGAAGCGGACGAGGTCCGGAAGAACCTCGAGGCGATCCGCGCCAATATGGGACCGGCGCCGGACCTCAACCAGCCGATCGGCAAGCCGCTGATGAGAGGCCCTTCGGCGCCCGTCGAAACCGATTTCGTGACACCGCCTGAGACGACGGCCAAAGAACCCGCGCTGCCCGAGCCGCCGGCCAAGCAGGCGGCGACGAAGAAAACACCGGCCAAGAAGACTACTGCGAAGAAGACCCCGGCAAAGAAGGCCCCTGCAAAGAAGAAGGCGCCGGCCAAGAAGTCCGGCGCGGCCAAGAAGGCAGCACAGGCCGGCGACAGCGGCGAGCCCAAGCCGTGA
- a CDS encoding deoxyguanosinetriphosphate triphosphohydrolase — protein MASDAPREAAAPAFQGGLAPYAQDVRKSRGRRLPEEPSATRRPYARDRDRILHSTAFRRLNHKTQVFIYHEGDHYRSRLTHSLEVSQIARSIARALRVDEDLTEAVALAHDLGHPPFGHAGERALDAAIADAGGFDHNAQSLRVVTKLERIYGGFDGLNLTWETLEGLVKHNGPLGGEGKPVPEPILDYCAMHDLELGTYSSIEAQIAALADDIAYNAHDIDDGYRADCFTFAELAGIPLARRYLDALDETYPGLDPTRRLYELKRRLITAMVDDLLEETRRRIAALPAETADSVRGAKRETVAFSEAMRAELEQLHAFLFDRVYRHPRVMRIMGAAEDIVVELFNRYTHDPGALPPEWRDAARGDDPRATARHVADFIAGQTDRYAIAEHRRLFDATPDLR, from the coding sequence ATGGCGTCTGACGCGCCGCGGGAAGCGGCCGCGCCTGCGTTCCAAGGCGGTCTTGCGCCGTACGCTCAAGACGTGCGCAAGAGCCGGGGGCGCCGGCTTCCCGAAGAACCGAGCGCCACGCGCCGTCCTTACGCGCGCGATCGCGATCGCATCCTCCACTCGACCGCATTTCGCCGCCTGAACCACAAGACGCAGGTATTCATCTATCACGAGGGCGACCACTACCGCTCCCGTCTCACCCATAGCCTCGAAGTCTCGCAGATTGCGCGCAGCATCGCGCGGGCGCTCCGCGTTGACGAGGATCTGACCGAGGCGGTCGCGTTGGCCCATGATCTCGGGCATCCGCCGTTTGGGCACGCGGGCGAACGGGCGCTCGACGCGGCCATCGCCGATGCGGGCGGGTTCGATCACAACGCCCAATCCTTGCGCGTGGTGACGAAGCTCGAACGGATCTATGGCGGCTTCGACGGCCTGAACCTGACATGGGAGACGCTCGAAGGGCTCGTGAAGCACAACGGTCCATTGGGCGGGGAGGGGAAGCCCGTCCCGGAGCCCATCCTGGACTATTGCGCGATGCACGACCTGGAACTCGGCACCTACTCGTCCATAGAGGCGCAGATAGCCGCGCTCGCCGACGACATTGCCTACAACGCCCACGATATCGATGACGGCTACCGGGCGGACTGTTTCACGTTCGCCGAGCTTGCCGGCATCCCCTTGGCGCGGCGCTATCTGGATGCGCTGGACGAGACCTATCCGGGCCTCGACCCGACACGCCGGCTGTACGAATTGAAGAGGCGCCTGATCACCGCAATGGTCGACGACCTGCTCGAGGAGACCCGACGGCGAATTGCCGCGCTGCCCGCGGAGACGGCCGACAGTGTGAGGGGGGCGAAACGCGAGACCGTGGCGTTTTCCGAGGCAATGCGGGCCGAACTCGAACAGCTTCATGCCTTCCTGTTCGATCGCGTCTATCGCCACCCCCGCGTGATGCGGATCATGGGCGCGGCGGAGGACATCGTCGTGGAACTGTTCAACCGTTATACGCACGATCCAGGCGCGTTGCCCCCCGAATGGCGCGACGCGGCCCGCGGGGACGACCCCCGGGCCACGGCCCGTCACGTGGCCGACTTCATTGCCGGGCAAACAGACCGTTACGCCATCGCCGAGCACCGCCGCTTGTTTGACGCGACACCGGATTTGCGATAG